A section of the Rummeliibacillus pycnus genome encodes:
- a CDS encoding response regulator, with product MQPIQVLLVEDDPMVRQVNRQFIEQVAGYHLIGTAKNGVEGIQQIKQLKPDLVFMDIFMPEQDGIETLKKIREKGLKVDVIAVTAANDIKTIQKMLQLGVFDYIMKPFSFDRMKHTLQNYRHFKAKIDEKNEMTQSELDTLLHKQKSSPQNSDDHLPKGLNAATLEKIVSFIGTQEASVSAEEVANGVGLARVTARRYLDYLEKQNKVKIDIQYGGVGRPVNQYRLIH from the coding sequence ATGCAACCGATTCAAGTGCTATTAGTCGAAGATGATCCAATGGTTCGACAAGTGAATCGTCAATTTATCGAACAGGTAGCTGGATATCATTTAATTGGTACAGCCAAGAATGGTGTGGAAGGTATTCAACAAATTAAACAGCTAAAACCAGATCTTGTCTTTATGGATATTTTCATGCCAGAACAAGACGGTATCGAGACGTTAAAAAAGATTCGAGAGAAAGGTCTTAAAGTCGATGTGATTGCTGTAACCGCAGCAAATGATATCAAAACCATTCAGAAAATGCTCCAACTTGGTGTATTTGATTACATTATGAAGCCATTTTCATTTGATCGTATGAAGCATACATTACAAAATTATCGACACTTTAAAGCAAAGATCGATGAAAAGAATGAGATGACTCAAAGTGAGCTCGATACGCTTTTACACAAACAAAAAAGCTCACCTCAAAATTCAGATGACCATTTACCAAAAGGTCTGAATGCTGCAACACTTGAGAAAATTGTTTCATTTATCGGTACGCAAGAGGCATCCGTTTCTGCTGAGGAAGTGGCAAATGGTGTTGGCCTTGCTCGCGTAACTGCTCGTCGTTATTTAGATTACCTTGAAAAACAAAATAAGGTAAAAATAGATATTCAGTATGGAGGCGTCGGAAGACCTGTTAATCAGTATCGATTGATTCATTAG
- a CDS encoding GrpB family protein encodes MREVKVVPYNEKWPEMFDAEAENLRKLLQEEIIEVYHIGSTAIPDMPAKPIIDVLVEVKNIHRIDDFTERLAVNGYRAFGENGIPGRRFFIKGTLSNRTHHIHMFQTGDHEIDRHLAFRDFLIANHHEALQYGALKKKLAQENPVDIEKYIQGKHDFIQTIDKMAAEWKKFV; translated from the coding sequence ATGCGAGAAGTGAAGGTTGTTCCTTACAATGAAAAATGGCCAGAAATGTTTGATGCAGAAGCGGAGAATTTACGAAAGTTATTACAAGAGGAGATCATTGAAGTTTACCATATTGGTAGTACAGCAATACCTGATATGCCAGCAAAACCAATTATTGATGTTCTTGTGGAAGTAAAGAACATTCATCGGATTGATGATTTCACGGAGCGGCTTGCTGTAAATGGATATAGAGCCTTTGGTGAGAATGGAATACCAGGTAGACGTTTTTTTATTAAAGGAACATTATCAAATCGTACACATCATATTCATATGTTCCAAACTGGAGATCATGAAATTGATAGACATTTAGCCTTTCGTGATTTTCTTATCGCAAATCATCATGAAGCACTACAATATGGTGCTTTAAAGAAAAAATTAGCACAAGAAAATCCGGTTGATATCGAGAAGTACATACAAGGAAAACATGATTTTATCCAAACAATCGATAAAATGGCCGCTGAATGGAAAAAATTCGTTTAG
- a CDS encoding tetratricopeptide repeat protein produces the protein MSNVEKMINHALELRRAGQYDQALNMYTAAIQVEPSNSNLYRGIGKIAYLMGESKLAVSAYLAALHIEIAKIEHFGLNEDTQKMYDQLPEALTNDLPVKGAFILYYDTNTLRHLAHAIADFDENALSQEPELVAYKEIYTAHLKGDQDLAEILAIYNRDEDDYTHQESTFYIQIGKELALAWIKWDHLASLDVGHLYF, from the coding sequence ATGTCAAATGTTGAAAAAATGATTAATCATGCGCTTGAATTAAGACGTGCAGGACAATATGATCAAGCTTTAAATATGTATACAGCTGCCATTCAAGTTGAACCGTCTAATAGTAATTTATATCGAGGTATTGGAAAAATTGCTTATCTTATGGGAGAAAGTAAACTTGCTGTATCTGCTTATCTCGCTGCGCTACATATTGAAATTGCCAAAATTGAACATTTTGGTTTAAACGAAGATACACAAAAAATGTATGATCAATTACCAGAAGCGCTTACAAATGATCTACCTGTAAAAGGTGCTTTTATCCTTTATTATGATACCAACACTTTAAGACACTTAGCACATGCAATTGCTGATTTTGACGAAAATGCATTAAGTCAAGAGCCTGAATTAGTCGCATATAAAGAAATTTACACAGCACATCTTAAAGGTGATCAGGATCTAGCAGAGATTTTAGCCATTTATAATCGTGATGAAGACGATTATACACATCAAGAATCCACTTTCTATATTCAAATCGGAAAGGAACTTGCACTTGCATGGATTAAATGGGATCACCTCGCAAGTTTAGATGTAGGGCATTTGTATTTTTAA
- a CDS encoding SDR family NAD(P)-dependent oxidoreductase, whose amino-acid sequence MTKRVAFVTGAGRGIGREIALKLAQNGLSVAVTDVHLENATETVSQIKELGGTAEAVLCDVTKLESVEAAVQNTVKHLGKIDVLINNAGWDKIEPFLKSEPSTWELILSINLMGQIHTCKTILPLMIENGYGKVVNIASDSGRVGSSGEAVYSAAKGGVIAFTKTLAREMARHKININSIAPGPADTPLFKEIGEYNEGIATALVKAIPFRRLAKPSDIANAVAFLASDEAEYITGQTLSVNGGLSMV is encoded by the coding sequence ATGACAAAAAGAGTAGCATTTGTTACGGGTGCGGGTAGAGGAATTGGACGAGAAATTGCTTTAAAGTTAGCTCAAAATGGCTTATCAGTGGCTGTGACAGATGTTCATCTGGAAAATGCCACTGAGACAGTTTCACAAATTAAGGAACTTGGTGGGACAGCAGAAGCAGTTCTATGTGATGTGACGAAATTAGAAAGTGTAGAAGCGGCCGTACAAAATACGGTAAAGCATCTTGGGAAAATTGATGTGTTAATCAATAATGCTGGTTGGGATAAAATTGAGCCATTTTTGAAAAGTGAACCTTCAACATGGGAACTTATTTTATCTATTAATCTGATGGGACAAATTCATACATGTAAAACGATCTTGCCACTTATGATTGAAAATGGATATGGCAAAGTAGTCAATATCGCATCTGATTCTGGTCGAGTAGGATCAAGTGGGGAAGCGGTGTATTCTGCAGCAAAAGGCGGAGTTATTGCTTTTACGAAAACGCTGGCACGTGAAATGGCACGTCATAAAATCAATATTAACAGCATTGCACCAGGACCTGCTGATACTCCATTATTTAAAGAAATCGGGGAGTACAACGAAGGGATTGCAACTGCGTTAGTAAAAGCGATTCCATTTAGACGATTAGCCAAACCATCAGATATTGCAAATGCAGTAGCTTTCTTAGCATCCGACGAAGCCGAATATATAACAGGCCAAACTCTTTCTGTAAATGGTGGACTATCGATGGTTTAA
- a CDS encoding AMP-binding protein: MKIDLALKESYIAENQTIWPQKTILNYLQEAIEKHPNKVAIIDKNTRYTYAELGKIVDRVALGLLELGIQKNDVVSIQLPNWNEFIILHYAITRIGAITNPLIPIYREREISYMVGLVESKMIVIPDEFRNFDYTKMVSDLRHQWPFLQHVFVIGENVPDSMKPISYLFDTPWEEKRNVAELDEIELDPNDVTEIIFTSGTTGKPKGVMHTHNTLCVSTDYWIDHLQLTSDDVMFMASTFAHQTGFGYGVRLPTHHGGTAVYQDVWNPEEFLQLVEKEKITYTAGATPFLQDTIQCPHIKKYNLDSLRAFVALGAPIPRILVKEAANLVKFNILSGWGQTENGLVTLTKLHDAEEKLTGTDGAPFPHMFVKVVDAYFDEVSPNTEGNLLVKGPALFVGYYKQIEETRAEYHGDWFITGDRAIMDEDGYIRITGRNKDIILRGGENIPVAYIENVLYEHPDIFAAQVVAMPDPRLQEKACACICLKPNAPELTFEEMQQFLEEKGVAKQYWPERLELFEEFPRTPSGKIQKFKLREIIGGYSI; this comes from the coding sequence ATGAAAATTGATTTGGCTCTAAAAGAATCGTATATTGCAGAAAATCAGACCATTTGGCCTCAAAAGACGATTTTAAATTACCTCCAAGAAGCCATTGAAAAACATCCAAATAAAGTTGCCATCATTGATAAAAACACGCGTTATACCTATGCAGAACTCGGCAAAATAGTAGATCGTGTTGCCCTCGGTTTATTAGAACTTGGTATTCAAAAGAATGATGTTGTTTCGATACAATTACCAAATTGGAATGAATTTATCATTCTGCATTATGCCATTACTCGAATAGGAGCCATCACTAACCCTCTGATCCCAATTTATCGAGAACGCGAAATTTCGTATATGGTTGGACTCGTTGAATCGAAAATGATCGTCATTCCAGACGAATTTAGAAATTTTGATTATACAAAAATGGTTTCTGATTTAAGACATCAATGGCCATTTTTACAACATGTATTTGTGATTGGAGAAAATGTGCCAGATTCGATGAAACCAATTAGCTATTTATTTGATACGCCTTGGGAAGAAAAACGAAATGTTGCAGAGCTAGATGAAATTGAACTTGATCCAAATGATGTTACGGAAATTATCTTTACATCTGGTACCACAGGTAAACCAAAGGGTGTTATGCATACACATAATACTTTATGTGTATCTACAGATTATTGGATTGATCATTTACAACTAACAAGTGATGATGTCATGTTCATGGCTTCTACTTTCGCGCATCAAACTGGTTTTGGTTATGGTGTACGACTTCCGACTCATCACGGCGGGACAGCAGTATATCAGGATGTTTGGAATCCGGAAGAGTTTTTACAACTTGTAGAAAAAGAAAAAATTACCTATACAGCAGGAGCTACACCATTTTTACAAGATACCATTCAGTGTCCACATATTAAAAAGTATAATTTGGATTCACTACGCGCATTTGTGGCTCTTGGGGCACCGATTCCTAGGATTCTTGTCAAAGAAGCAGCAAACCTTGTAAAGTTTAACATTCTATCTGGATGGGGACAAACTGAAAATGGTCTTGTCACGTTAACGAAGTTACACGATGCTGAAGAGAAGCTAACAGGTACAGATGGTGCACCCTTCCCTCATATGTTTGTAAAAGTAGTTGATGCCTATTTCGATGAAGTCAGTCCTAATACAGAAGGAAATTTACTTGTTAAAGGCCCGGCTCTATTTGTTGGGTATTATAAGCAAATTGAAGAAACTCGTGCTGAATATCATGGCGATTGGTTTATCACTGGAGATCGTGCAATTATGGATGAAGATGGTTATATCAGAATTACCGGTCGAAATAAAGATATTATTTTGCGTGGCGGTGAGAACATTCCAGTAGCTTATATTGAGAATGTTTTATATGAGCATCCTGATATTTTTGCGGCTCAAGTCGTTGCTATGCCAGATCCGCGATTACAAGAAAAAGCATGTGCTTGTATTTGTTTAAAACCTAATGCTCCCGAATTGACTTTTGAAGAAATGCAACAATTTTTAGAAGAAAAAGGTGTTGCTAAACAATATTGGCCAGAGCGGTTAGAATTATTTGAGGAATTTCCTCGAACACCAAGTGGTAAAATTCAAAAGTTTAAATTAAGAGAAATCATTGGAGGTTATTCTATATGA
- the menB gene encoding 1,4-dihydroxy-2-naphthoyl-CoA synthase: protein MSQATNYVLTNGDITQLTDILYDKIDGIAKITINRPQVYNAFRAQTIQELIWAFRDAWDDNRIGAVILTGAGEKAFCVGGDQKQKSSEGGYNYNGGLGGGIGLEIESLHQTIRNIPKPVIAAVNGFAIGGGHVLHVICDLTIAADTAKFGQSGPKVGSYDAGFGSAYLARIVGEKKAREIWYLCEQYTAQECKEMGLVNKVVPADELQNAAEEWARKILEKSPTAIKMLKYSFNADSASIQGISQLSMGSLAMFYNTKESYEGKEAFLEKRPVNFKKFRVNEGEHYEN from the coding sequence ATGAGTCAAGCAACAAATTATGTTCTTACAAATGGTGACATCACACAGTTAACAGATATTTTATATGACAAAATAGATGGAATTGCCAAAATCACTATTAACCGTCCACAAGTTTATAATGCTTTTCGTGCTCAAACTATTCAAGAGCTAATATGGGCGTTTCGAGATGCTTGGGATGATAATCGGATCGGAGCAGTTATTCTAACAGGTGCTGGAGAGAAGGCATTTTGCGTAGGCGGTGACCAAAAACAGAAAAGTTCTGAGGGTGGCTATAACTACAATGGAGGTTTAGGAGGTGGAATTGGTTTAGAAATTGAATCGCTTCATCAAACCATCCGTAATATTCCTAAACCTGTTATTGCTGCAGTAAATGGCTTTGCAATTGGTGGGGGGCACGTCTTACATGTTATATGTGATTTAACGATTGCTGCAGATACAGCAAAATTTGGGCAAAGCGGTCCAAAAGTCGGAAGTTATGATGCAGGTTTTGGTTCTGCCTATTTAGCAAGAATTGTTGGCGAAAAGAAAGCACGTGAAATTTGGTATTTATGTGAGCAATACACTGCACAGGAATGCAAAGAGATGGGCTTAGTCAATAAAGTAGTCCCAGCTGATGAGTTGCAAAATGCCGCTGAAGAATGGGCTCGTAAAATTCTTGAGAAAAGCCCAACTGCTATTAAAATGCTAAAGTATTCATTTAATGCGGATAGTGCGAGCATCCAAGGTATTTCTCAGTTATCGATGGGAAGCCTTGCTATGTTTTATAACACAAAAGAATCGTATGAAGGAAAAGAGGCATTTCTTGAAAAACGTCCTGTTAACTTTAAAAAGTTTCGAGTAAACGAGGGGGAGCACTATGAAAATTGA
- a CDS encoding acyl-CoA dehydrogenase family protein — protein MVDFSFTDEQQQFRKILQDFAKEELLPNYTKWDRENITPRHLWRKLGELGVNGLRIPEEYGGSGADCVTTGIAAEEIGRGDFNLTYAVMLNGLVGEILAQHANSYIKNECLPQIASGEKIVGIAITEPSAGTDAGGITSTAVRNGDYYILNGEKSGISVATCGDAFLIFAKTDPSKGNRGISAFLVPSNLDGLSTKGYEDMGNIPVGRGSIYMHDVKIPASYLVGEENKGFSQVMNGFDLSRLLIGLQCVGAAMQSIEETIEHVKIRHSFGKPLATYQGVAFPIVTHHTQLELIKWQAYRGLWLRDHGFNHSRVSSTVKWLGPKYSVDAIHECLLLNGHYGYTKEMPLEQRLRDVIGLEIGDGTAQANQMVIAKEIIGKEYRCY, from the coding sequence ATGGTAGATTTCTCATTTACAGATGAACAACAACAGTTTCGTAAAATTCTACAAGATTTCGCAAAGGAAGAATTACTTCCAAACTATACAAAATGGGATCGAGAAAATATAACCCCTCGGCACCTTTGGAGGAAACTTGGGGAGTTAGGTGTAAATGGTTTACGGATTCCAGAAGAATACGGTGGAAGCGGTGCAGATTGTGTAACAACTGGAATTGCAGCGGAAGAGATTGGAAGAGGCGATTTCAACTTAACATATGCTGTTATGTTAAATGGACTTGTTGGTGAAATTTTGGCACAACATGCAAATTCATATATAAAGAATGAATGCTTACCACAAATTGCAAGTGGCGAGAAAATCGTAGGAATTGCAATTACTGAGCCCTCTGCAGGAACGGATGCTGGAGGTATCACTTCTACTGCTGTAAGAAACGGAGATTATTATATTCTAAATGGGGAAAAATCCGGAATCAGCGTAGCAACTTGTGGCGATGCTTTCCTCATTTTTGCAAAAACAGACCCATCCAAAGGTAACCGTGGTATTAGTGCCTTTCTCGTTCCTTCTAACTTAGATGGTTTATCTACAAAAGGTTACGAAGATATGGGAAATATTCCAGTTGGACGTGGTTCGATTTATATGCATGATGTAAAAATACCTGCTTCATATCTTGTTGGTGAGGAAAATAAAGGTTTTTCCCAAGTGATGAATGGCTTCGATTTAAGCCGATTACTTATTGGACTACAGTGTGTTGGTGCAGCTATGCAAAGTATTGAGGAAACGATTGAACATGTAAAAATACGTCATTCTTTTGGAAAACCACTTGCTACTTATCAAGGAGTTGCCTTTCCGATTGTGACACATCATACCCAATTAGAGTTGATTAAATGGCAAGCTTATCGCGGGTTATGGTTGCGTGATCATGGATTTAATCATTCGAGAGTTTCATCGACCGTCAAATGGTTAGGACCTAAATATAGTGTGGACGCTATTCATGAATGTCTATTGTTAAATGGTCATTATGGCTACACAAAGGAAATGCCATTAGAGCAACGTTTACGTGATGTCATTGGACTAGAAATAGGAGATGGAACAGCACAAGCAAATCAAATGGTCATTGCAAAAGAGATTATAGGCAAAGAATATCGTTGTTATTAA
- a CDS encoding thiolase family protein, with the protein MRDVYIVDCVRTAIGKMGGTLKHEKPDFLAEKVIRGLLSKINQSIEVDEIILGQARQSADAANIARVAALRAQIPEQTTAYTVHRQCGSGLQAIHNGAQQIALGLQDVVIAGGTESLSSSPYYLRGARYGYNVGNAELVDPNTESQLCSQPQDLYGSFTMGYTAENLAEKYKISRTAQDYFALRSQELARQAIKEGRFSDQIIPYEIATRNTPTIFSEDEHPRQTSIEQLAALKPVFKENGTVTAGNASGRNDGAAAILLMSQEKLEHYDLKPKAKILAQAVAGVSPQYMGIGPVPATKKALKQAGLQLADIDVIELNEAFAAQALAVIQEAEMDLDKVNVNGGAIALGHPIGATGAILMTKLIYELQRQEARYGLVTLCIGGGQGITTIIENCQ; encoded by the coding sequence TTGAGAGATGTTTATATTGTCGATTGTGTTCGTACAGCCATTGGTAAAATGGGCGGCACACTAAAACACGAAAAGCCTGATTTTCTCGCAGAAAAAGTGATTCGTGGATTGCTTTCAAAAATCAATCAATCAATTGAAGTGGATGAAATCATTTTAGGGCAGGCGCGTCAGAGTGCAGATGCAGCAAATATCGCTCGCGTGGCTGCCTTACGTGCACAAATTCCAGAACAAACGACAGCTTACACAGTCCATCGTCAATGTGGTTCCGGGCTTCAAGCAATTCATAATGGTGCTCAGCAAATTGCCCTGGGCTTACAAGACGTTGTAATTGCTGGAGGGACTGAAAGCTTAAGCTCTTCCCCTTATTATTTGCGCGGGGCAAGGTATGGTTACAATGTTGGGAATGCGGAGTTAGTGGATCCAAATACTGAAAGTCAACTGTGTTCTCAACCACAAGATCTGTATGGAAGTTTTACGATGGGATATACAGCAGAAAATCTAGCGGAAAAATATAAGATTTCTAGAACAGCACAGGATTACTTTGCATTAAGAAGTCAAGAGCTTGCACGTCAAGCCATAAAAGAAGGTCGATTTTCAGATCAAATTATTCCTTATGAAATAGCTACGAGAAATACACCTACTATTTTTTCTGAAGATGAACATCCACGTCAAACTTCTATTGAACAGTTAGCGGCTTTAAAACCTGTTTTTAAAGAAAATGGGACTGTGACTGCAGGAAATGCCAGTGGAAGAAATGACGGAGCAGCTGCGATTTTACTAATGTCACAAGAAAAACTAGAGCATTATGATTTGAAACCAAAAGCAAAAATTCTTGCTCAAGCAGTTGCTGGTGTATCTCCACAGTACATGGGAATAGGGCCAGTTCCTGCTACTAAAAAAGCTTTGAAACAAGCGGGTTTACAACTTGCAGATATCGATGTGATTGAGTTGAATGAGGCATTTGCGGCTCAAGCATTGGCAGTCATTCAAGAAGCAGAAATGGATCTAGATAAAGTAAACGTAAATGGTGGAGCAATTGCTCTTGGTCATCCAATTGGTGCTACTGGGGCTATTTTAATGACGAAATTGATCTATGAATTACAACGCCAAGAAGCACGGTATGGTTTAGTGACATTATGCATTGGTGGTGGACAAGGGATTACCACCATTATCGAAAATTGCCAATAA
- a CDS encoding acyl-CoA dehydrogenase family protein yields the protein MNFRVAEELEELKAIARKFVKEQVEPFANQIEEENKIPSHIVEKSKELGFFGISIPEEYGGLGLDMVSKCQMLEEFAKTHNGYTTLVSCHVGIGSVGIVEFGNDAQKKKYLPKMATGEWLGAFALTEPDAGSNAANLKTTAKRIGDKYILNGMKHYITNAHDAHIFTVMAVTDPTKGARGITSFIVEKDTPGFSIGTPEKKLGLRGSHSAELYFEDVEIPIENRLGLEGEGYINALKILANGRAGMAARCLGSSEKLLDYSMQHTKERIQFNQPIFEFQVIQHMLADIALQIETLRSFTYSVAWKVDQGQRVVKEAAMVKLYGSEVYNRVADLALQIHGGLGYMKDYPIERFFRDARITRIYEGTSEIQRNIIASELSREYEAKV from the coding sequence TTGAATTTTCGAGTAGCAGAAGAATTGGAAGAACTAAAAGCCATTGCTCGTAAGTTTGTAAAGGAACAAGTAGAACCCTTTGCAAACCAGATTGAAGAAGAAAACAAAATTCCTTCACATATCGTGGAAAAGTCAAAAGAATTAGGTTTTTTCGGAATTAGTATACCCGAAGAATACGGCGGACTAGGGCTCGATATGGTTAGCAAATGCCAAATGTTGGAAGAATTTGCAAAAACGCATAATGGCTATACCACTTTAGTTTCATGTCATGTAGGTATTGGTTCGGTTGGAATTGTGGAATTCGGAAATGACGCTCAGAAGAAAAAGTATTTACCCAAAATGGCTACAGGAGAATGGCTGGGTGCATTTGCATTAACGGAGCCAGATGCAGGTTCAAATGCCGCCAATCTTAAAACCACAGCAAAGCGGATAGGTGATAAATATATTTTAAATGGAATGAAACATTATATTACCAACGCACATGATGCACATATTTTCACCGTGATGGCTGTCACTGATCCAACTAAAGGGGCACGAGGTATTACATCATTTATTGTTGAAAAAGACACTCCTGGCTTTTCGATTGGTACACCAGAGAAAAAACTTGGTTTAAGAGGTTCCCATTCTGCTGAACTCTATTTTGAAGATGTTGAAATTCCAATTGAAAATCGTTTAGGCCTAGAAGGCGAAGGTTATATAAATGCGTTGAAAATACTAGCCAATGGTCGCGCTGGAATGGCCGCGAGATGCTTAGGATCATCTGAAAAGTTACTGGACTATTCGATGCAACATACGAAAGAACGAATTCAATTTAATCAACCAATCTTTGAATTTCAGGTGATTCAACATATGTTAGCAGATATTGCATTACAAATCGAAACTTTACGCTCTTTTACCTACAGCGTAGCGTGGAAAGTTGATCAAGGACAGCGAGTTGTAAAAGAAGCAGCGATGGTGAAATTATATGGTTCAGAGGTATATAACAGAGTGGCGGATTTAGCTTTGCAAATCCATGGTGGTCTAGGCTATATGAAGGATTATCCAATCGAACGTTTTTTCCGTGATGCCCGTATTACCCGCATTTATGAAGGAACGTCTGAAATTCAACGGAATATTATTGCCTCAGAACTAAGTCGTGAATACGAAGCAAAGGTGTGA